From the genome of Malus domestica chromosome 04, GDT2T_hap1, one region includes:
- the LOC103419421 gene encoding large ribosomal subunit protein bL17c-like translates to MAVTMALATATGAAECSRWSMASLKAALPSLPERCTIPTASSSSAPCGHRSLRLSVGLRKPDFQFGSFSGLSPLNPLLSLGLSESTSFEHNFTIIDNGGRVSAMRHGRKVPKLNRPPDQRKALLRGLTTQLLKHGRIKTTRARASAMRKYVDKMITLAKDGSLHKRRQALGYIYEKQIVHALFAEVPDRYGERNGGYTRIIRTLPRRGDNAPMAYIELV, encoded by the exons ATGGCGGTGACAATGGCATTGGCAACGGCTACCGGAGCAGCAGAATGCAGCAGATGGAGCATGGCGTCTCTGAAGGCGGCGCTTCCATCCCTGCCGGAGAGGTGCACCATTCCCAccgcttcttcttcctcggcaCCGTGCGGGCATCGGAGCCTCCGCCTCAGCGTCGGTCTCCGGAAACCCGATTTCCAATTCGGGTCTTTCTCGGGTCTCTCTCCCCTTAACCCGCTCCTCTCCCTCGGCCTCTCGG AGTCCACAAGTTTTGAACACAACTTCACCATCATTGACAATGGTGGTCGTGTTTCTGCCATGAGACATGGCAGGAAAGTTCCTAAGCTCAACAGGCCTCCAGACCAGAGGAAAGCCCTTCTTCGAGGCCTCACTACTCAGCTCCTTAAACACGGACGCATCAAAACAACTCGAGCAAGGGCAAGTGCCATGAGGAAGTACGTGGACAAGATGATCACACTGGCCAAGGATGGATCTCTCCATAAGAGGAGACAGGCGCTGGGATATATCTATGAGAAACAGATCGTCCATGCTTTGTTTGCTGAGGTACCCGACAGATATGGGGAGCGGAATGGTGGCTATACAAGAATCATCAGAACTCTGCCTAGGCGAGGGGACAATGCACCCATGGCATACATTGAACTTGTATAG
- the LOC103433796 gene encoding protein LURP-one-related 8 produces MTKVYPNTANANTVPAYEPQRLKSSSSDDENATVLTVWKKSLLLSCNGFTVFDSKGNLVFRVDNYLAGHKGEIVLMDASGKPLLTIRRKRLSLVDNWVVYDGETEVNPRFCATKHVNILKNKCLAHMTSANSCKGSGSSKNYDNKNAVFYQMEGSYATRCCAVYDSKRRRVAEIKMKEAVGGVALGVDVFRLIVQPDMDTAVAMSLVILLDQMYGTSRR; encoded by the exons ATGACAAAGGTGTACCCGAACACTGCAAATGCCAACACTGTCCCCGCCTACGAGCCTCAGAGGCTCAAGAGCTCCAGCTCCGACGACGAAAACGCGACGGTCCTGACGGTGTGGAAGAAGTCCTTGCTGTTGAGCTGCAATGGGTTCACGGTGTTCGACTCCAAGGGCAATTTGGTCTTTAGGGTTGATAACTActtggccggccataagggcgAGATCGTCCTCATGGACGCCTCCGGCAAACCTCTCCTCACCATCCGTCGCAAG CGGCTGAGCTTGGTGGACAACTGGGTGGTGTACGACGGAGAAACCGAGGTGAATCCGCGGTTCTGCGCGACGAAGCACGTGAACATCCTCAAGAACAAGTGCTTGGCGCACATGACCTCAGCCAACAGCTGCAAAGGTAGTGGCTCGTCGAAAAACTACGACAACAAGAACGCGGTGTTTTATCAGATGGAAGGGTCGTACGCGACGCGGTGCTGCGCGGTGTACGACAGCAAAAGGAGGAGGGTGGCCGAGATCAAGATGAAGGAGGCAGTGGGCGGAGTGGCGTTGGGAGTCGACGTCTTCCGCCTCATCGTGCAGCCCGATATGGACACGGCGGTGGCCATGTCCCTCGTCATCTTGCTTGACCAGATGTACGGGACGTCGAGGCGGTAA